A region of the Pseudomonas anguilliseptica genome:
CTGGAAGTTGGCCCAGGTGAAGTGTTGCAGATCGTTCGTGCGGTCAGCACCTACACCACCTCGCCGGCTGGCGCAGATGACGTGTCGCTGTTGGATATCACCACCATGCGCACGCTGTATTACGTGCGTAAGGCGTGCCGTGACCGCATTCGCTTGCGCTTCCCGCGCTCCAAGCTATCTAGCAAGACGCCAGCGGCCGTGCGCGGCGAGCTGCTCGATGTGCTGAGAAAGTGCGAAGAGCTGGAGATCGTCGAAGAGGTGGACGCCAACGCCGATGGCCTGGTGGTGGAGCGCTCGCTCCAGGACGTGAACCGCCTCAACGCCTCCATTCCTGTTGACGTGGTGAACGGCCTGCACGTTTTCGCCGGGCGCATCGACCTGTTGCTCTAATTAGGAGAATTAGCATGGCTGACAATTACGTTGGGCAGATCGTTCTGTCCATCAATGGTGCGGATTACGAGATCAAGAGTCTCGACCACACCACCAAAACCGGCCGCACCGTGGTCAAGACCATGAACCGCAAGCGCCGCCCATTAGGCACGGCTGCGGGTGTGGCTGATCACGAACTGCGCGTAAGTGTGGCCATCCCCAAAAGCGGCGAGCCGAAATGGGTGGCCATGATGGACGCCAAGATCACCATCGAACCGGTGGATGGCGGTGGCCAGCGCGAAATCTGGACCGGTGTGGCGCTGATCGAAATGGGCAGCAAGTACCAGCTCGACGGCGAAGCCACCCGCGACCTGACCCTTTCGGCTTTGGATTACTACACGGAGTAAGCCCCTATGAACCAAGCAGACAACCGCTGGGATGGCCTGACCATTACCAAAGAGCTGGCCATCGGGGTGTACTACGCAGGCACCCGCCACAAATCGTTCACCTTGCGCGTGGCCATGGCCGGCGATCTGATCGCCGCTCAAGAAGCCCACCCGCAGGGGCCACTGCAACTGGTGACGCTGGAGGTTTATCGCCAGCAACTGCTGAGTTTGGGCGCTATTCCGGCCGAGGCGCTAACCACTGAGCTACTGCGTGCCGAGCTGTCCGAAGGTGACTTGGCACTGATTGCGGCCGCTGATGAGGCGCTGGAAAAAAGCTCGCGCCGCCGAGCGCGGCATCGCCGACTGGCGACGCATCGAGCACGCCTTTATCCGCCACGGCTACCGCCTAGAAGAAATCCGCTGCATGACCAGGCCAGAGATCGACGCTCGCGTCGATCTGCTGGTGGGTCGCAAGTCGGGCGGCACCCGTTACGTCAGTAAACGCCAGAGCAAGCCCCGCAAGAAATAACCCCACACTGGAGTCCCGCACATGAGTTCCGACCTGCGCGTCGCGCTGCGCATTCAGGCCAACTCTGGCAACAGCCGCCGCGAGGTGCAGGCGCTAGAGCGTGACCTGCGCAAAGCCGGTAAAGACGGTGCCAAGGCGCTGGGTGATGAGGCCGGCAAAGCCGGGGTCGCACGGACCCGGACGGCCCAGACCGGGGCCGCCAGTTACCGCATCGTGCGCCAGGTAATGCGCGATGCTGCCAGCCAGGGTGCTGGGGTCTTTCGCCAAGATGTAATGAAGACTCAGGCCGAACTCAAGCAGCTCGGACAGGTCGGCCGCCAGGCAGGGCGAGAGGCCAAAGCGGAACTGGTGAAGGCCGACCGCGAAGGCGTACAGCCGCTGGCCCGTAGCGTGGATAAAGCTGAAACCAGCTTGCGCCGCCTGGCGCAGAACGGCGGCCGTCACTTACGTGCACTGAAAACCGTTGCCGCTACTGTGCGCACTGAATTTGACCGACTGAAGAGTTTCGGCAGCTCGACCATGGGCCAGCTCGCCGGCTTTGGCGTGGGTGTCGGTGTGGCCTCGGGCTTAACGGGCAGTGCCAGGCTCGACCGCCAGTTAATCCGTACCCAGCAGACGGCAGGTATGTCGGTGGCCGAACGGGGGGAGTGGTGTGGTGAGCAGTGGCGTCTGGCGAAAGACTATGGTGTTGAGCGCGAGCAAGTACAAGTTGGCTTCGACACGCTTATCGCCAGTGGCCTTAGCTACCCGCAGGCGAAGAACAGCGCTGGCGCTATTGCTCAGGCCACAGCTGTAACTGGCGCAGATTCGGGGATTCTGGCCAAGGCTTTGGTATCCGGCGCTAATGCTTATGACATAGACCTTTCGCAGCCCAAGGCCGCTTACGACCTTTTGCAGAAGATGATTGTCGCTGGTCGTCTGGGCAATGCCGAGCTGGAGAACCTGGCCGACATCTTCCCCAAAGTTGGTGGTGATGCAAAAAAGGCTGGCATGAGCATGGCGCAGTCACTCTCTTTCGTGGAGACCTTGTCGCTGATCGAACTGGCCCCTGATCGCCTTGGCACCCTGGCGCAATCGACACTGCGCATGTTCACCAATGGCGCATATCGTGAGGATGTCACGGACAAGACAGGCGTTGAGTTTTTCAAAGGCGGAAAGACCCGCAACGCCCAGGATGTATTTGTTGACCTGCAACGAAAATATAAAACGCTAAAGAGCGACGAAGAACGCGCAAAGTTTATGAGCGTTGTATTCGGCAAGATGGATCAGGACACCCAGAAAGGCGTGAATGCCTTCATGACTGGTAATCGTCTTGATAAGTTCGCCGCCAGCACTGGCGATATCGACAACGCCAAGGGTGTCATCGAAAAAGACTTGGCGGATAACCTATCCAGCTCCACCGCTGTAGGCTCCAGGATGAAAGCCACTCTCGGCGAAGCCATCGACCGTATGGCTCAGCCGCTGAATAAGGGCTTTGCCGATATGGGCAGCTACCTGCTCGATGACCTCAATCTATCGGGCGAGCAGATGCTGGCCGGTGGCGTTGCGGCGGGTGTCGGTGGTTACTACGCCGGGCGTAGTGCCAAAGCCGGTGCAGGGGCATTGCTGAACAAGTTCATCGGCGGCCCGGACACCCTGAAAAACCTTGCCGTGGGCAAAGTATTGGAAGAGGCAACCGGGGTGAACTCGGTATTCGTCACCAACTGGCCTGCGGGGTTTGGTGGTTCCATGCCGGGGGTCGATATGCCTGGCCGGAAACAACCAGGTGGCAAACCGGGCGGTGGATGGTCGCCCCTATTGGCGTGGGCCGGTTTAGGTTTAACTGCCATGCAGCTGGGAGGCTCAACTGGCCAGAGCAGTGATGCAGAGCGCCTGGCCATGGTGCCGCGCAACAAGCTGCTGAACGATGGACAGCAGGCCTATCAGGCCGCGTTCTACCGTAACCGCATGGAGCTGGACAACCAGACTCCAACGGGACAGCCCTACGCAGAGCGGCAAACCTGGCTCAATGATTCGGCGCGCCGTTTGGCACAGGACGAAACGGGCCTCACCTCTTATGGCAGCCCGGTTGCCGGTGCCCAGGGCTGGGCTGCTGGGGTGGCAAACCGTCTTACCTCGGCGGCGCTGGTTCCGCCAGGCCAAGGCGCTGCACCTGGTGCTGCGGAAAGCCGCCTGGCTGCTTTGCTGAGTAAACCCCTGGTGGTGGAGGTGCGGACAGACAGCCATATGTTTACGGCTGAGGTTGAGCGCCGGACTGATATCCAGATGAGGCGCGGCCAATGAGCTGGTCAGAAACCCTGCTGGATGCCTCCTATCGGGGTGTGCCGCTCAACGTCGTTGATGAGAACCTGCAAGCGCAGCGCTCTATCGCCCAACATGGCACGCCTTACCGAGACGGTGACTCTTGCGAGGACTTAGGTCGGGGTGCTCGCCACTTCCCCATGCGCGTGGTGTTGTTCGGCGTTAACTACGAGATTGAGTTGCAGAACCTGCTGTTGGCGCTGGACATGATCGGCCCAGGTGAACTGGTGCACCCGGTCTATGGCA
Encoded here:
- a CDS encoding phage tail protein codes for the protein MADNYVGQIVLSINGADYEIKSLDHTTKTGRTVVKTMNRKRRPLGTAAGVADHELRVSVAIPKSGEPKWVAMMDAKITIEPVDGGGQREIWTGVALIEMGSKYQLDGEATRDLTLSALDYYTE
- a CDS encoding phage tail tape measure protein, with product MSSDLRVALRIQANSGNSRREVQALERDLRKAGKDGAKALGDEAGKAGVARTRTAQTGAASYRIVRQVMRDAASQGAGVFRQDVMKTQAELKQLGQVGRQAGREAKAELVKADREGVQPLARSVDKAETSLRRLAQNGGRHLRALKTVAATVRTEFDRLKSFGSSTMGQLAGFGVGVGVASGLTGSARLDRQLIRTQQTAGMSVAERGEWCGEQWRLAKDYGVEREQVQVGFDTLIASGLSYPQAKNSAGAIAQATAVTGADSGILAKALVSGANAYDIDLSQPKAAYDLLQKMIVAGRLGNAELENLADIFPKVGGDAKKAGMSMAQSLSFVETLSLIELAPDRLGTLAQSTLRMFTNGAYREDVTDKTGVEFFKGGKTRNAQDVFVDLQRKYKTLKSDEERAKFMSVVFGKMDQDTQKGVNAFMTGNRLDKFAASTGDIDNAKGVIEKDLADNLSSSTAVGSRMKATLGEAIDRMAQPLNKGFADMGSYLLDDLNLSGEQMLAGGVAAGVGGYYAGRSAKAGAGALLNKFIGGPDTLKNLAVGKVLEEATGVNSVFVTNWPAGFGGSMPGVDMPGRKQPGGKPGGGWSPLLAWAGLGLTAMQLGGSTGQSSDAERLAMVPRNKLLNDGQQAYQAAFYRNRMELDNQTPTGQPYAERQTWLNDSARRLAQDETGLTSYGSPVAGAQGWAAGVANRLTSAALVPPGQGAAPGAAESRLAALLSKPLVVEVRTDSHMFTAEVERRTDIQMRRGQ